In Sulfitobacter sp. LCG007, the sequence GAAGCCTGTAAGCTTACCCCTGCATTTGCCGGGAAGGAGTGGCGCACATGGATACGTTCGACGAGGACCTCTTCGCGAAGGGGCTCGAGCGCAGGCGGGCCACGCTGGGCGCGCAGTACGTGGACCGGAATCTCGAAGCCGCGGACGATTTCACCCGCCCCTTCCAGGAAGCGATGACCGCCTGGTGTTGGGGCTTCGGCTGGGGCGATGACGTCATCGACGCCAAGACGCGCTCGATGATGAACCTCGCGATGATCGGGGCACTGGGAAAGATGCAGGAATGGGAAATCCATTGCCGGGGCGCGCTCG encodes:
- a CDS encoding carboxymuconolactone decarboxylase family protein, with protein sequence MDTFDEDLFAKGLERRRATLGAQYVDRNLEAADDFTRPFQEAMTAWCWGFGWGDDVIDAKTRSMMNLAMIGALGKMQEWEIHCRGALGNGVSRDEIRAIIHVVGIYCGVPQALECFRVARKVLDAETEA